From Alkaliphilus flagellatus, the proteins below share one genomic window:
- the uppS gene encoding polyprenyl diphosphate synthase, with translation MRIPEHIGIIPDGNRRWAENKGLSRADGYKSGIDPGLLLFKMCEMAGVKEITYYGFTVDNTKRPTDQIKAFTDACINAVKILSNENASLLVVGNTNSPMFPKELLPYTTRQTFGSGGIKVNFLVNYSWKWDLNYLKRSKCRSNNINNQIETYDVSRVDLIIRWGGRRRLSGFLPVQSIYADFYVVDDYWPDFKPNHFYEALNWYNDQDITLGG, from the coding sequence GTGAGAATACCTGAACATATAGGAATAATTCCTGATGGGAATAGAAGATGGGCGGAGAATAAGGGCCTGTCTAGAGCAGATGGATATAAATCTGGAATTGATCCAGGTCTTTTGCTTTTCAAAATGTGTGAAATGGCAGGAGTTAAAGAAATTACATATTATGGATTTACAGTAGATAATACAAAAAGACCAACGGATCAAATAAAAGCTTTTACAGATGCGTGTATTAATGCAGTAAAAATACTTTCGAATGAAAATGCATCTCTTCTTGTAGTAGGAAATACTAATTCTCCAATGTTTCCAAAGGAACTACTGCCATATACAACTAGACAGACCTTTGGTAGTGGCGGAATAAAGGTTAACTTTCTGGTAAATTATAGCTGGAAGTGGGATCTAAACTACTTGAAGAGGTCCAAATGTAGAAGTAACAATATAAATAATCAAATAGAAACCTATGATGTTTCAAGGGTAGATCTTATTATACGCTGGGGAGGACGAAGAAGGCTAAGTGGATTTCTTCCAGTGCAGTCCATATATGCAGACTTTTATGTAGTAGACGATTATTGGCCAGATTTTAAGCCTAATCATTTTTATGAGGCATTAAACTGGTACAATGATCAAGATATTACCCTTGGAGGATAA